In a single window of the Streptomyces sp. CGMCC 4.7035 genome:
- a CDS encoding DMT family transporter: MSATILALVLSLFSAVAYAAAAVAQERLASRNSGTGVLRLLSHGAWWWSVVLNASAALLHVAALKFGPLTLVQPLGALTLVAAVPLGARVAGRRVTAVEWRGTALTLIGLAALLVTASGPEPDRILSLPQALAVAGATTALIGALSIPQARLRSTGGSSTGGRPGLRHATASGFASGVASALTQTVTVAATDRSGPVLSAQVVVVALLVAAFATGGLLLSQTAYRDGLGAPLAVVTLANPLAAALIGLSLLGERLQGGAAGLILTAAGAALAAWGVVTLSRSAPEPAAVEAPAGAGADHSLPTADDDHPVAAVDDHPVAAVLALEARPAPREPSWLPPQPAPPSSEHLTAL, from the coding sequence ATGAGCGCCACGATCCTCGCCCTCGTCCTGTCCCTGTTCTCCGCCGTGGCGTACGCGGCCGCCGCCGTCGCCCAGGAGCGGCTCGCCTCCCGGAACTCCGGAACCGGTGTGCTGCGACTGCTGTCCCACGGCGCCTGGTGGTGGTCGGTCGTACTGAACGCCTCCGCCGCCCTGTTGCACGTCGCCGCCCTCAAGTTCGGTCCGCTGACGCTGGTCCAGCCGCTCGGCGCGCTCACGCTGGTGGCCGCGGTGCCGCTGGGAGCGCGGGTGGCCGGGCGCCGGGTCACCGCGGTCGAGTGGCGGGGCACGGCGCTCACGCTGATCGGTCTGGCCGCCCTGCTGGTGACGGCCTCCGGGCCCGAGCCGGACAGGATACTGAGCCTGCCTCAGGCGCTGGCCGTGGCCGGTGCGACCACCGCGCTGATCGGCGCGCTGTCGATCCCCCAGGCCCGGCTTCGCTCGACCGGGGGGTCCTCCACGGGCGGCCGCCCCGGACTGCGGCACGCGACCGCCTCCGGCTTCGCGTCCGGTGTCGCCTCTGCGCTCACCCAGACGGTGACGGTGGCGGCGACGGACCGCTCGGGACCGGTGCTCAGTGCGCAGGTCGTCGTGGTGGCCCTGCTGGTGGCGGCGTTCGCGACGGGCGGCCTGCTGCTGTCGCAGACGGCGTACCGGGACGGCCTCGGGGCGCCCCTCGCGGTGGTGACCCTCGCCAACCCGCTCGCGGCGGCCCTGATCGGCCTCTCCCTTCTGGGCGAGCGCCTCCAGGGCGGAGCGGCCGGCCTGATCCTCACGGCGGCGGGCGCGGCCCTGGCGGCCTGGGGCGTGGTGACGCTGTCGCGGTCGGCGCCGGAACCGGCGGCCGTGGAGGCCCCGGCGGGCGCCGGCGCCGACCACTCGCTGCCGACGGCCGACGACGACCATCCGGTCGCGGCGGTCGACGACCATCCGGTCGCGGCAGTGCTCGCGCTGGAGGCCCGGCCCGCCCCCCGCGAGCCGTCGTGGCTGCCCCCGCAGCCGGCGCCCCCGTCGTCGGAACACCTCACCGCGCTCTGA